One stretch of Zingiber officinale cultivar Zhangliang chromosome 6B, Zo_v1.1, whole genome shotgun sequence DNA includes these proteins:
- the LOC121992611 gene encoding uncharacterized protein LOC121992611 has product MEAAVRFLHFPSTVAGVAAPPRLKPRSLPSLRRHLNQEFPSSAVSVFRPFPFHLSLRPYHKHLAPSPKALSLPLPLPPLDVDRITPLAVCKWSAVLALALVVTKKTIGLLLDPFFWTYFSWSWIFWPWISAVALGFYGLHCARLHSLGLASPFQQIVVVTAAVAWLTVVPPAHFNGFLEGWPILLFFVYQYFFFFESSVRRRLYGDLYPRPHDSKWDVRLPRPFQVGFSILVLVGHWLAAYEGPELHLIPGGWANAGIWVLILMTLFMRYHSVLYLAKYSEKVAVPMEVVQFGPYRWVRHPIYASTMLLFAVHCITLRAPLSLLFLCAVCAVYYGRKADLEEELMLESFGERYENYMNKVRYRLIPFVY; this is encoded by the coding sequence ATGGAAGCCGCCGTCCGCTTCCTCCACTTCCCTTCCACCGTCGCCGGCGTTGCCGCTCCCCCTCGCCTGAAACCTCGATCCCTCCCGTCCCTCCGTCGTCACctaaatcaggagtttccttccTCCGCCGTCTCCGTCTTCCGTCCATTCCCCTTCCACCTCTCTCTCAGGCCTTACCACAAACACCTTGCGCCCTCTCCCAAAGCCCTctccctccctcttcctcttccccCACTCGATGTCGACCGAATCACACCGCTCGCCGTCTGTAAGTGGTCCGCCGTGCTCGCCCTCGCTCTCGTCGTGACCAAGAAGACCATCGGTCTCCTCCTCGACCCTTTCTTCTGGACCTATTTCAGCTGGTCCTGGATCTTCTGGCCCTGGATCTCCGCCGTAGCCCTCGGCTTCTATGGCCTTCACTGCGCCCGGCTTCACTCTCTCGGCCTCGCCTCGCCCTTTCAGCAGATCGTCGTCGTTACCGCCGCCGTTGCCTGGCTCACCGTCGTGCCCCCGGCTCACTTCAATGGCTTCCTCGAGGGCTGGCCCattttgctcttctttgtctatcaatatttcttcttcttcgagtCGTCCGTTCGCCGGCGCCTCTATGGAGACCTCTACCCTCGCCCTCACGACTCCAAGTGGGACGTCCGCCTCCCCCGCCCCTTCCAGGTTGGCTTCTCCATCCTCGTCTTGGTTGGACACTGGCTTGCTGCGTATGAGGGGCCGGAGTTGCACTTAATCCCTGGTGGGTGGGCCAATGCTGGGATCTGGGTTCTCATCCTGATGACTTTATTCATGCGCTACCATTCTGTTCTTTATCTGGCCAAGTACTCGGAGAAGGTGGCGGTGCCAATGGAGGTGGTGCAGTTCGGCCCTTACAGGTGGGTGAGGCATCCCATATACGCTTCTACAATGCTTCTGTTCGCGGTGCATTGCATTACTTTGAGGGCACCGCTCAGCTTGCTGTTCCTTTGTGCCGTTTGTGCGGTTTACTATGGGCGGAAGGCGGATTTGGAGGAAGAGCTTATGTTGGAGTCCTTTGGGGAGAGGTATGAAAACTACATGAACAAGGTCAGATATAGGCTAATTCCATTTGTGTACTGA
- the LOC121991097 gene encoding uncharacterized protein LOC121991097, with product MTAPDEHLAKFDNVTTLHQYTNGVKCRVFLTMLSRSAQRWFKRLSSGSIDRFKDFRATFLNHFASNHRHQKTSVNLFSLKQGPRKALRTYIQRFNHVAIDIPAVSLDVLVNSFTQGLAEGEFFWSLIRKPPKNFNHLQKKANEYINVEEA from the coding sequence ATGACCGCCCCTGATGAACACTTAGCCAAGTTTGACAACGTGACCACACTGCACCAATACACAAACGGGGTAAAATGTCGAGTTTTCCTTACCATGTTGTCTAGATCAGCGCAACGCTGGTTCAAGCGTTTGTCGAGCGGCTCGATAGATAgattcaaagacttccgagcgaCCTTCCTAAATCATTTTGCTAGCAATCACCgccaccagaagacgagcgtGAACTTATTCTCATTGAAGCAAGGGCCGCGAAAGGCCTTAAGGACATATATCCAGCGCTTCAATCATGTGGCGATCGACATTCCGGCGGTCTCCTTGGATGTATTAGTAAACTCTTTCACTCAGGGGCTTGCTGAAGGAGAATTCTTCTGGtcactcatccggaagccgccgaAGAACTTTAACCATCTACAGAAaaaggccaatgaatacatcaatgtagaagaagcctAG